From the Priestia aryabhattai genome, the window TACGATTCAAGCGGTAAAACGTATGCCAAAAGAAAAGCGTCCGGTTGTTTGGTGTCATGCGTTTTCAAAAGATCGCATTGAACATATTGGAGAACCAGATGTTATTTTTGATGTGACAGCGATGAAAGATAAAAAAATTGAAGCGTTAAAAGCGCATCGTTCTCAAACAGAAGGAATGATGAACGCAATCGACTTTGACCGCTTATCTGACTATCCGCAAATGGAACGTTTATTAACAAGAGAAGAATTCTGGACATATAACTGGGAGTAACAGATGAAAAAACAGCGAATTTTATTTATTGGAGCAGGACGAATGGCTGAAGCTGTAGCGGCTGGTTTGGTTACGAGCAGTGCTGACAGTATCGAGGCAGTGGTGATGTCAAATAACGGAGATATTGAGCGATTACAGCGAGTTGAAAAAACATATGGTGTACAAACGACGCAAAATTGGCGCCAAGAAGTTGACAATTCGGATGTTATTATTTTAGCGATGCCTCCCGAGGCCCACCCTTCCGTTCTCAAAGAACTTTCGACTCATTTAGATCAACAATTTGTTGTGACGTTAGCAGCAGGAATTGGTCCGAGTTACTTAGAAAATCATCTTCCGCAGGATACGCCTGCCGCTTGGATTATGCCAAATACAGCTGCTATGATTGGACAATCGATGTCTCTGTATACACTTGGAACTTCTGCCACAAAAGAGCATAAAGAAGTGCTTCAAATGATTTTAAAAAGAATTGGTGAAGCGCATGAGTGTTCAGAGAAAGAAGTACATGAGCTAACGGCTGTAACTGGCAGTGCACCGGCGTTTTTGTATTATTTTGCAGAATCGTTAATTGATGCAACTACTGCTTACGGTGTGGACAAAAAAACAGCCAAAGATTTAGTTATTCAAATGATGTATGGCTCTGTGCAAATGTTGCATGAAACCAAAGACCCTGCGTCTTTAAGAGAGCAAGTAACGACTCCGGGCGGCGCTACTGCCGAAGGGTTAAAAGTGATGAAAGAACAAGACTTTTCCTTAATAATTAAGCAGGCAATTGAAGCAACGAATAAAAAAGCAATGGGTGGAAGCTAAAAAAGCTGGTACAGCAATATGTTAGCTAAAGAAAAATTCGAACTATAATTCAGCATTCTTTCATTAGAATGTTGAATCAGTTCGGATTTTTTAATGAATAGACTTTCTTAATATAAAAGTATTCCTCTTCGGAACTGGTTTTTTTCTCTATGTGCAAAGCTTTTTTAGTCATCGACAAAACGCTTTTTCGTATCAGAAGTTGGGAGCATGCAGTGCTGTTGTTTGCCAAACCACTTATATCGGTTGCGAGCGATCCAGTCGTATACTATATCTCGAATAGGCGCAGGAATGATAATGAGTGCATATAAAAATTTAATAGGTCCATCTAAGCGCTTGGCGATTTTTAAAGCAGCCGTTGATTTTACATATCTTTGTTTTCCGTGGATATATACAATGCTGTCTAATTGCTCAGGAAGTAAGCCGTGAGAGGCTAGCTGCTGCTTTCCGAAATCTGATTGAAGAGAAGCGAAAGAAAACAAAGCTTGTTCATCATGTTTAATAATAAATTGAACACTGTTATTACATAAATTACATATGCCATCAAAAAGAATCAGATGTTTCATTGGACGATTTCGCTCCTATTCCATAAAAAAAGTATAATTACTTGTCAGTTTTGAAAAATAAAGGTACGTTTAAAAGATGTGAAAGTGATCCAAATTCAAAGATAATTCGATTATATAATAAGGACTCATTGATTACTATAATGATCAGTTGACTTCCCATGAGAAAAAAGAGTTTGAAATGCACTTGAAAAACTGTCAAAGCTGTCAAGAAGAACTAAGAGAACTGGAGGAAGTTCTTGGAGATCTAACGTATTTGACACCAGAACAATCTCTTCCGCCAGAAATGAAACAGCGAATACTTGCGAATGTATTCGAAGAAGATCAAGAGGAGACAAAGGTAGAACCAATAGCTTTAAAAAATGAAAAATAACATGCTACGTCTAAGAAATCAAATACAAAATCTATCATTATTGGATTAGCTGCGGCACTTCTTTTATCTGTAGCAGGAAACAGCTACTTTCTGTTGAAAGATGAAGACAAAGGCAAACAAGAACCAAATGTTTCGGTTGCTCCTCAAAATGAACCTCTTACATCTGAAAAAACAATGAAGCTGCAGGCAGAGCCGAACGTTTCTGGCGAAGCAACAGCATCTCTTACGAAAAAAGGTGGAAATTTAAATGTGGTCATTCAAGCGAACAACTTGAAAAACGTAAAGGAGAATGAAGTCTATCAGGTGTGGCTCATAAAAGGTGATAAGCCCCATCCGGCAGGTGCTTTTGTAACAGATAAAAATGGAAACGGGACAGTGGTCTATACGATGAGCCAAAAAGAACAGGCTGAAAAGTGGGATGTCATGGCGATTACTTTAGAACCGAATGCGAATAATAAGACGCCAAAAGGAAACACGGTGTTAAGATCAGCGCTCTAACAAAAACCCTTC encodes:
- a CDS encoding anti-sigma factor, encoding MGLAAALLLSVAGNSYFLLKDEDKGKQEPNVSVAPQNEPLTSEKTMKLQAEPNVSGEATASLTKKGGNLNVVIQANNLKNVKENEVYQVWLIKGDKPHPAGAFVTDKNGNGTVVYTMSQKEQAEKWDVMAITLEPNANNKTPKGNTVLRSAL
- the proC gene encoding pyrroline-5-carboxylate reductase, producing MKKQRILFIGAGRMAEAVAAGLVTSSADSIEAVVMSNNGDIERLQRVEKTYGVQTTQNWRQEVDNSDVIILAMPPEAHPSVLKELSTHLDQQFVVTLAAGIGPSYLENHLPQDTPAAWIMPNTAAMIGQSMSLYTLGTSATKEHKEVLQMILKRIGEAHECSEKEVHELTAVTGSAPAFLYYFAESLIDATTAYGVDKKTAKDLVIQMMYGSVQMLHETKDPASLREQVTTPGGATAEGLKVMKEQDFSLIIKQAIEATNKKAMGGS
- a CDS encoding thiol-disulfide oxidoreductase DCC family protein, translating into MKHLILFDGICNLCNNSVQFIIKHDEQALFSFASLQSDFGKQQLASHGLLPEQLDSIVYIHGKQRYVKSTAALKIAKRLDGPIKFLYALIIIPAPIRDIVYDWIARNRYKWFGKQQHCMLPTSDTKKRFVDD